Proteins encoded in a region of the Cheilinus undulatus linkage group 8, ASM1832078v1, whole genome shotgun sequence genome:
- the mrpl17 gene encoding 39S ribosomal protein L17, mitochondrial, producing the protein MRLTLQMMISHGRVARKMGLGPQSRINMLRNILTGLVRHERIETTLARADEVRFYAEKLIDYAKKGDTDEKAMKMASFWLTEKDLVPKLFKVLAPRFETKSNSYTRMARIPSRQNLDKAKMAVLEYKGNPFPPLYPVKKENELTLINQLLKGYREERAQQLAAKS; encoded by the exons ATGCGTCTCACGCTGCAGATGATGATCTCTCACGGCCGGGTGGCCCGGAAGATGGGTCTGGGTCCGCAGTCCCGGATCAATATGCTGCggaacattttgacaggactGGTCCGACATGAGAGGATAGAGACCACTCTGGCCCGAGCTGATGAAGTCCGCTTCTACGCTGAAAAG CTGATCGACTATGCCAAAAAGGGAGACACTGATGAGAAGGCGATGAAAATGGCAAGCTTTTGGCTGACG GAGAAGGATCTGGTCCCAAAGCTCTTCAAGGTCCTCGCTCCACGGTTTGAGACTAAGTCTAACAGCTACACACGGATGGCACGCATCCCAAGCAGACAGAACCTGGACAAAGCCAAGATGGCCGTCCTGGAGTACAAAGGCAATCCCTTCCCTCCTCTTTATCCTGTTAAAAAGGAGAATGAACTCACTCTAATCAACCAGCTGCTGAAAGGCTACAGAGAGGAGAGGGCACAACAGTTAGCTGCCAAATCTTAA
- the LOC121513754 gene encoding trypsin-1-like, which translates to MRSLVFVLLIGAAFATDDDKIVGGYECTPYSQPHQVSLNSGYHFCGGSLVNENWVVSAAHCYKSRVQVRLGEHHIGINEGTEQWISSSRVIRHPNYDSWNIDNDIMLIKLSQPATLNQYVQPVDLPSSCAPAGTMCLVSGWGNTMSSTADSDKLQCLNIPILSDRDCKNSYPGMITDAMFCAGYLEGGKDSCQGDSGGPVVCNGQLQGVVSWGYGCAERDHPGVYAKVCIFNDWLENTMASY; encoded by the exons ATGAGGTCTCTGGTCTTTGTTCTGCTCATCGGAGCTGCCT TCGCCACTGACGACGACAAGATCGTCGGAGGGTATGAGTGCACACCCTACTCTCAGCCCCATCAGGTCTCCCTGAACTCTGGCTACCACTTCTGTGGAGGCTCCCTGGTCAACGAGAACTGGGTTGTGTCTGCTGCTCACTGCTACAAGTC ccGCGTTCAGGTCCGTCTCGGAGAGCACCACATTGGAATCAACGAGGGTACCGAGCAGTGGATCAGCTCTTCCCGCGTCATCCGTCACCCCAACTACGACTCCTGGAACATCGACAATGACATCATGCTGATCAAGCTGAGCCAGCCCGCCACCCTCAACCAGTACGTGCAGCCTGTGGATCTGCCCTCCAGCTGTGCTCCCGCTGGCACCATGTGCTTGGTCTCCGGATGGGGCAACACCATGAGCTCCA CCGCTGACAGCGACAAGCTGCAGTGCCTGAACATCCCCATCCTGTCCGACAGGGATTGCAAAAACTCCTACCCCGGCATGATCACCGATGCCATGTTCTGCGCTGGATACCTGGAGGGAGGCAAGGACTCTTGCCAG GGTGACTCTGGTGGCCCCGTTGTGTGCAACGGCCAGCTGCAGGGTGTTGTGTCCTGGGGATACGGATGTGCCGAGAGGGACCACCCCGGCGTCTACGCCAAG GTGTGCATCTTCAACGATTGGCTGGAGAACACCATGGCCAGCTATTAA
- the LOC121513753 gene encoding trypsin-1-like has product MRSLVFVLLIGAAFATDDDKIVGGYECTPHSQPHQVSLNSGYHFCGGSLVNENWVVSAAHCYKSRVQVRLGEHHIGINEGTEQWISSSRVIRHPDYNSWNIDNDIMLIKLSQPATLNQYVQPVDLPSSCAPAGTMCLVSGWGNTMSSTADSDKLQCLNIPILSDRDCKNSYPGMITDAMFCAGYLEGGKDSCQGDSGGPVVCNGQLQGVVSWGYGCAERDHPGVYAKVCIFNDWLENTMASY; this is encoded by the exons ATGAGGTCTCTGGTCTTCGTTCTGCTCATCGgagctgcct tCGCCACTGACGACGACAAGATCGTCGGAGGGTATGAGTGCACCCCCCACTCTCAGCCCCATCAGGTCTCCCTGAACTCTGGCTACCACTTCTGTGGAGGCTCCCTGGTCAACGAGAACTGGGTTGTGTCTGCTGCTCACTGCTACAAGTC ccgTGTTCAGGTCCGTCTCGGAGAGCACCACATTGGAATCAACGAGGGTACCGAGCAGTGGATCAGCTCTTCCCGCGTCATCCGTCACCCCGACTACAACTCCTGGAACATCGACAATGACATCATGCTGATCAAGCTGAGCCAGCCCGCCACCCTCAACCAGTACGTGCAGCCTGTGGATCTGCCCTCCAGCTGTGCTCCCGCTGGCACCATGTGCTTGGTCTCCGGATGGGGCAACACCATGAGCTCCA CCGCTGACAGCGACAAGCTGCAGTGCCTGAACATCCCCATCCTGTCTGACAGGGATTGCAAAAACTCCTACCCCGGCATGATCACCGATGCCATGTTCTGCGCTGGATACCTGGAGGGAGGCAAGGACTCTTGCCAG GGTGACTCTGGTGGCCCCGTTGTGTGCAACGGCCAGCTGCAGGGTGTTGTGTCCTGGGGATACGGATGTGCCGAGAGGGACCACCCCGGCGTCTACGCCAAG GTGTGCATCTTCAACGACTGGCTGGAGAACACCATGGCCAGCTATTAA
- the LOC121513755 gene encoding trypsin-1: MRSLVFVLLIGAAFATDDDKIVGGYECTPHSQPHQVSLNSGYHFCGGSLVNENWVVSAAHCYKSRVQVRLGEHHIGINEGTEQWISSSRVIRHPNYNSWNIDNDIMLIKLSQPATLNQYVQPVDLPSSCAPAGTMCLVSGWGNTMSSTADSDKLQCLNIPILSDRDCNNSYPGMITDAMFCAGYLEGGKDSCQGDSGGPVVCNGQLQGVVSWGYGCAERDHPGVYAKVCIFNDWLENTMASY; the protein is encoded by the exons ATGAGGTCTCTGGTCTTCGTTCTGCTCATCGgagctgcct tCGCCACTGATGACGACAAGATCGTCGGAGGGTATGAGTGCACCCCCCACTCTCAGCCCCATCAGGTCTCCCTGAACTCTGGCTACCACTTCTGTGGAGGCTCCCTGGTCAACGAGAACTGGGTTGTGTCTGCTGCTCACTGCTACAAGTC CCGCGTCCAGGTCCGTCTCGGAGAGCACCACATTGGAATCAACGAGGGTACCGAGCAGTGGATCAGCTCTTCCCGCGTCATCCGTCATCCCAATTACAACTCCTGGAACATCGACAATGACATCATGCTGATCAAGCTGAGCCAGCCCGCCACCCTCAACCAGTACGTGCAGCCTGTGGATCTGCCCTCCAGCTGTGCTCCCGCTGGCACCATGTGCTTGGTCTCCGGATGGGGCAACACCATGAGCTCCA CCGCTGACAGCGACAAGCTGCAGTGCCTGAACATCCCCATCCTGTCCGACAGGGATTGCAACAACTCCTACCCCGGCATGATCACTGATGCCATGTTCTGCGCTGGATACCTGGAGGGAGGCAAGGACTCTTGCCAG GGTGACTCTGGTGGCCCCGTTGTGTGCAACGGCCAGTTGCAGGGTGTTGTGTCCTGGGGATACGGATGTGCCGAGAGGGACCACCCCGGCGTCTACGCCAAG GTGTGCATCTTCAACGACTGGCTGGAGAACACCATGGCCAGCTATTAA